From the genome of Mixophyes fleayi isolate aMixFle1 chromosome 2, aMixFle1.hap1, whole genome shotgun sequence, one region includes:
- the LOC142140594 gene encoding uncharacterized protein LOC142140594 → MPAKIVEGINVQDTDSPSFGQVVDSPGPQFSPSARPTPPPSARDSGTDEQAGPSSYQPPQAESLEMSPEPEDQTTITLVTVDAPVSGLQEVSPGPAEPSHHQPAPESMDPAREMALSIGAFQQQQTLFMDRQTRHMSQIAAQLRRIHRSNSQLPAGINRLATALEQTNVQLAQMTGAVEALHSTVREGNANVTRLAGQLHSEIVARLPAPLSSATTSAASSHLILHSNKGARSTSISYNIHALIHALIFHNIVILKVVPIQEDNVLEEK, encoded by the exons atgccggctaaaattgtagagggcataaatgtgcaggacaccgattcgccctcttttggccaagtagttg attcgccaggaccgcagttcagtcccagtgccagacctacacctccaccttcagcgagagattcgggcacagacgagcaagcag ggccctcttcataccagccacctcaggcggagtccctggaaatgtcccctgagccagaggatcaaacgaccatcaccctggtaacagtggatgcccctgtgtctggcctccaggaagtttcacctggccctgctgaaccatcacaccaccaacctgcacctgaaagtatggacccagccagagaaatggcgctgtctattggcgcattccagcagcaacagacattgttcatggacaggcaaactcgccacatgtcacaaattgcggcccagttgaggcggatacaccgatccaatagtcaactccctgctggaatcaaccgtctggcaacagctttagaacagaccaatgtgcagctggcccaaatgactggggctgtggaggccttacattccacagtacgtgaggggaatgccaatgtgacccggctggcagggcaactacattcagaaattgtagcccgtttaccggcacctctgtcttcagccaccaccagtgccgcta GCAGCCATCTTATACTACATTCTAACAAGGGAGCGCGAAGCACCTCCATTTCTTACAATATCCACGCACTTATCCACGCACTTATCTTTCACAACATTGTCATCCTGAAGGTGGTGCCTATACAGGAGGACAATGTTTTAGAGGAGAAGTAG